The following are encoded together in the Bradyrhizobium sp. CCGUVB1N3 genome:
- a CDS encoding DegT/DnrJ/EryC1/StrS aminotransferase family protein — MNQHLRSDPIPFIDVGAQRRRLGASLDAAVTRVLDHCQFVNGPEVTELEKQLAAYCGAKHVVGCASGTDALLMVLMAKNVGPGDAVLCPSFTFIATASPAARTGATPVYVDVDEATFNMSAESLKRGIATARKAGLRPVAVIPVDLFGQPADHDAIAEIAKAEGLFVLDDAAQGFGASYKGRKLGTLALATTTSFFPAKPLGCFGDGGAIFTDDDELAHTLRSIRVHGQGADKYDNVRLGLTGRLDTMQAAILIEKLKIFDDEIAARNKVAERYARGLSNVVTVPRLAPGCTSVWAQYTIRLPEGTDRDGFAAALKAQGVPTAIYYAKSMHQQTAYRHYPVADGGLPGCESLSEDVISLPMHAYLDEAAQERIIAAVRGALSA, encoded by the coding sequence TTCGCTCGATGCCGCGGTCACGCGCGTGCTCGACCACTGCCAGTTCGTCAATGGTCCGGAGGTCACCGAGCTCGAGAAGCAGCTCGCGGCCTATTGCGGCGCCAAGCATGTGGTGGGCTGCGCCAGCGGCACCGATGCGCTTCTGATGGTGCTGATGGCGAAGAACGTCGGGCCCGGCGATGCCGTGCTGTGTCCGTCGTTCACCTTCATTGCAACCGCTTCGCCGGCGGCGCGGACCGGCGCTACACCGGTCTACGTCGATGTGGATGAGGCGACCTTCAACATGAGCGCCGAGTCCCTGAAGCGCGGCATCGCGACCGCCCGGAAGGCCGGCTTGAGGCCGGTCGCGGTCATCCCCGTCGATCTGTTCGGGCAGCCCGCCGATCACGACGCCATCGCCGAGATCGCAAAGGCCGAAGGTCTGTTCGTGCTCGACGACGCCGCGCAAGGTTTTGGCGCGAGCTACAAGGGCCGCAAGCTCGGCACGCTGGCGCTCGCAACCACAACCAGCTTCTTCCCGGCAAAGCCGCTCGGCTGCTTCGGCGACGGTGGCGCGATCTTCACCGACGATGACGAGCTCGCACACACGCTGCGCAGCATCCGTGTCCATGGCCAGGGCGCGGACAAGTACGACAACGTCCGACTTGGGCTGACCGGCCGGCTCGACACCATGCAAGCGGCGATCCTGATCGAGAAGCTCAAGATTTTCGACGACGAGATCGCGGCGCGCAACAAGGTGGCCGAGCGCTATGCGCGTGGCCTGTCCAACGTCGTCACCGTGCCGCGGCTCGCGCCCGGCTGTACCTCGGTCTGGGCGCAGTACACCATCCGCCTGCCTGAGGGCACCGATCGCGACGGCTTTGCCGCCGCACTGAAGGCCCAGGGCGTGCCGACCGCAATCTACTATGCGAAGTCCATGCACCAGCAGACTGCCTACAGGCACTATCCGGTCGCCGACGGCGGCCTGCCGGGCTGCGAGAGCCTGTCGGAAGACGTCATCAGCCTGCCGATGCATGCCTATCTGGACGAGGCGGCCCAGGAGCGAATCATCGCCGCCGTGCGCGGCGCGCTTTCGGCCTGA